One Coffea arabica cultivar ET-39 chromosome 5c, Coffea Arabica ET-39 HiFi, whole genome shotgun sequence DNA window includes the following coding sequences:
- the LOC113690143 gene encoding pentatricopeptide repeat-containing protein At4g21065-like yields the protein MPPQVQHSTSSDLPHTSPSNTSFLTDPTSSEKATIFEENPKPYVLKKCIALLLSCATTSRYKLRQVHAFSIRHGVALSSPDMGKHLIFTLVSLAGPMSYAQKIFSQIQNPNIFTWNTMIRGYAESENPSPAVGIHRQMRVDSVQPDTHTYPFLLKAIAKMIAVREGERVHCIGMKNGFESLVFVQNALVHFYGACGRAESALKLFEKMSEKKNLVAWNTLINGYAMNSRPNEALTLYRELGLEGVKPDGFTLVSLLTACAELGALALGGRAHVYMLKVGLDKNLHVANALLDFYAKCGKIREAERVFDEMEEKSVVSWTALIVGLAVNGFGERAIELFKKLEEEGWVPSEITFVGLLYACSHCGMVDEGFAYFERMKKEFGIVPKIEHYGCMVDLLSRAGLVKQAYEYMQKMPLPPNAVIWRTLLGACSIHGHLNLGELARDQLRILEPKHCGDYVLLSNLYASERRWGDAHKIRRTMLKEGVKKVPGHSLVELGNSIHEFVMGDRSHPQTEEIYAMLVEMTRLLILEGYVPHTVNVLADIEDEEKETALSYHSEKIAIAFMLISTPPRTPIRVVKNLRICADCHLAIKLVSKVFEREIVVRDRSRFHHFRDGTCSCRDYW from the coding sequence ATGCCCCCACAAGTGCAACATTCTACATCATCAGACCTTCCTCACACCAGCCCGAGTAATACCAGCTTCTTAACAGACCCCACATCTTCTGAAAAAGCAACAATTTTCGAAGAAAATCCAAAGCCATACGTACTCAAGAAATGCATAGCACTTCTACTCTCATGTGCCACCACTTCGCGATACAAACTTCGCCAAGTTCATGCCTTCTCAATCAGACATGGGGTGGCTTTGAGCAGCCCAGACATGGGCAAGCACTTGATCTTCACCCTTGTTTCCCTTGCAGGACCTATGTCCTATGCTCAGAAAATCTTCAGTCAAATCCAAAACCCGAATATATTCACTTGGAACACGATGATTAGAGGCTATGCTGAGAGTGAAAACCCGAGTCCAGCTGTTGGGATACACCGCCAAATGCGTGTGGATTCTGTGCAGCCGGATACTCACACGTACCCCTTTTTGTTGAAAGCCATTGCTAAGATGATTGCTGTGAGAGAAGGCGAGAGAGTTCATTGCATTGGCATGAAAAATGGGTTTGAGTCGTTGGTATTTGTTCAGAATGCTTTGGTGCATTTCTATGGTGCCTGTGGCCGAGCCGAGAGTGCGCTTAAGCTGTTTGAGAAAATGTCTGAGAAGAAAAACCTTGTGGCTTGGAATACTTTGATTAATGGGTATGCTATGAATAGTAGGCCTAATGAAGCATTGACCCTTTATAGGGAATTGGGGTTGGAGGGTGTTAAACCTGATGGTTTCACTTTGGTCAGTTTGTTGACTGCTTGTGCTGAGCTAGGGGCTTTAGCTTTGGGTGGGAGGGCTCATGTGTACATGTTGAAAGTTGGGTTGGATAAGAACTTGCATGTGGCTAATGCGTTATTGGATTTTTATGCAAAATGTGGGAAGATTAGGGAGGCAGAAAGGGTGTTTGATGAGATGGAGGAAAAGAGTGTGGTTTCTTGGACTGCTTTGATTGTTGGGTTGGCTGTCAATGGTTTTGGTGAAAGGGCAATTGAGCTTTTCAAGAAGTTAGAGGAAGAAGGCTGGGTGCCTAGTGAGATTACTTTTGTTGGCCTGTTGTATGCTTGCAGTCATTGTGGGATGGTAGACGAAGGTTTTGCTTATTTCGAGAGGATGAAAAAGGAGTTTGGAATTGTGCCTAAGATTGAACACTATGGTTGCATGGTTGATTTGTTGAGTAGAGCTGGTTTGGTAAAACAAGCTTACGAGTATATGCAGAAAATGCCTCTGCCGCCCAATGCTGTGATTTGGAGGACTTTGCTCGGTGCTTGCTCAATACACGGGCATTTGAATTTGGGAGAGCTTGCCAGAGATCAACTTAGGATTTTAGAGCCTAAACATTGTGGGGATTATGTGCTCCTGTCAAATCTTTATGCATCTGAGAGACGTTGGGGTGATGCTCATAAAATAAGGAGGACAATGCTTAAAGAAGGTGTTAAGAAAGTGCCAGGGCATAGTCTTGTTGAGCTGGGGAATTCCATACACGAATTTGTCATGGGAGACAGGTCCCATCCTCAAACTGAAGAGATTTATGCTATGCTCGTGGAGATGACTAGGTTATTGATATTGGAGGGTTATGTGCCTCATACAGTGAATGTGCTTGCTGACATAGAGGATGAGGAGAAGGAGACTGCTCTTTCTTACCATAGCGAGAAGATTGCAATTGCATTCATGTTAATCAGTACACCACCAAGAACCCCAATTAGAGTGGTCAAAAACCTGCGGATTTGTGCTGATTGCCACCTCGCAATTAAACTAGTGTCAAAGGTTTTTGAACGGGAAATTGTTGTGAGAGATCGTAGTAGATTCCACCATTTTAGAGATGGAACCTGTTCTTGTAGAGATTATTGGTAG